In Candidatus Desulfarcum epimagneticum, one genomic interval encodes:
- a CDS encoding conserved membrane hypothetical protein (Evidence 4 : Unknown function but conserved in other organisms), which translates to MVTHDKAKQDSGRGAPDPSALRAMLREFDSSRVRMWLDICSGCGLCAESCFYYLSGDRDPKLSPAYKARSTFGEMVRKKGKATRAFMERCYETAFFKCTGCKRCSQFCPFGIDIASMMFFVRSLCHSQGIPESGLTVLSENHRKTGNHSGISKEEFIDTCQWIEEETRDEIRGAELPIDKENARYVYTLNPREIVFQPQEVGLAAKILTLAGESWTLPSRGWDCTNLPMFMGDRKLAGETVREVYDAARRLKAEKVLLTECGHAYRSLVFEGPYLAGYPDGRPPVEIVHSVQLFYEYLKDGRIRIDPAKRFKEPVTYQDPCGISRNGGLWKTARKIIPYLADDFREMSPSKDYNHCCGGGAGLIPMGASHKAKRMASGRFKAGQIRKTGAGIVITSCHNCFDQVSDLSEEYGLGVKAFLFKEALDHMLLIPDALKPHAGPAETSPGETGAA; encoded by the coding sequence ATGGTGACACACGACAAGGCGAAACAAGACTCCGGGCGCGGCGCGCCCGACCCTTCGGCGCTTCGGGCCATGCTCCGCGAATTCGACTCGTCCCGGGTCCGGATGTGGCTGGATATCTGCTCGGGATGCGGATTGTGCGCGGAGAGCTGTTTTTACTACCTGTCCGGAGACCGGGACCCCAAATTGAGCCCGGCTTACAAGGCCCGCTCCACGTTCGGGGAAATGGTGAGAAAAAAGGGAAAGGCGACCCGCGCCTTTATGGAGCGCTGCTATGAGACGGCGTTTTTCAAGTGCACCGGGTGCAAGCGCTGCTCCCAGTTCTGCCCGTTTGGAATCGACATCGCCTCCATGATGTTTTTTGTCCGAAGCCTGTGCCACTCCCAGGGAATCCCGGAAAGCGGCCTGACCGTTCTTTCTGAAAATCACCGGAAAACCGGGAACCATTCGGGCATTTCCAAAGAGGAATTCATCGACACCTGCCAGTGGATCGAGGAGGAGACCCGGGACGAAATCCGGGGCGCCGAGCTTCCCATTGACAAAGAAAACGCGCGCTATGTGTACACCTTAAATCCCCGGGAGATCGTCTTCCAGCCCCAGGAGGTGGGCCTGGCCGCCAAAATTCTCACCCTGGCCGGGGAGAGCTGGACCCTGCCTTCCCGGGGGTGGGACTGCACCAACCTGCCCATGTTCATGGGAGACCGGAAACTGGCCGGGGAGACGGTCCGGGAGGTGTATGACGCGGCCCGGCGCCTGAAGGCCGAAAAAGTCCTTTTGACCGAGTGCGGCCACGCCTATCGGTCCCTGGTCTTTGAAGGCCCGTATCTGGCGGGATATCCCGACGGCAGGCCCCCGGTGGAGATCGTTCACTCGGTTCAGCTGTTTTATGAATACTTGAAAGACGGGCGAATCCGGATTGATCCGGCCAAAAGGTTCAAAGAGCCGGTCACCTACCAGGACCCCTGCGGGATTTCCAGGAACGGGGGGCTTTGGAAGACGGCGCGGAAAATCATCCCGTATCTGGCCGATGATTTTCGGGAAATGTCTCCTTCCAAAGATTACAACCACTGCTGCGGGGGCGGGGCCGGTCTGATCCCCATGGGCGCGTCCCACAAGGCCAAAAGAATGGCGTCCGGGCGTTTCAAGGCCGGGCAGATCAGAAAAACAGGGGCCGGAATCGTGATCACCTCCTGCCACAACTGCTTTGACCAGGTAAGCGATTTGAGCGAAGAATACGGGCTGGGGGTCAAAGCCTTTCTCTTTAAAGAGGCCCTGGACCACATGCTGCTCATCCCCGACGCGCTCAAGCCCCATGCCGGTCCGGCGGAAACCAGCCCGGGCGAAACCGGCGCGGCCTGA
- a CDS encoding conserved hypothetical protein (Evidence 4 : Unknown function but conserved in other organisms), protein MEKTPSQIKSGRSQKGVLLISAPWPLFNRPSIQLGVLKAHLQKKRPDMDVSARHCYLKIARDIGYERYDAISRSAWMAEAVYSALLFPGRAARAQKVFERRAKKAGIKPGTDFPALVRRAGRAADELIRDIEPGRFALAGFSVSLCQLSASLYFIRKIKKRFPDLCVAAGGASFSGIGSPDFFSAFPEIDFVIAGEGEIPLAALAGALTGPGGLDAAGRLEVPGLFSPRTPTGAFGSRSRLQDPADFRAPDYSEYFDMLEGFEAGKKFFPVLPLEMSRGCPRRAAGKTPGSKGRGCFFCNLNLQWEGYRSKAPGAVVSEIDALTSRHRLLSVAFADNLIPLGKAEKIFSGIEGLGKDLDIFCEISANTSEKTLAAMARAGARRVQIGIESLSSRLLTKMNKKTTAIQNLQIMRRCRELGIQNSANLITCFPGSDERDVEETLRALSFAGSFEPLKPVRFWLGLGGHVWQNPGDFGIRAVFPHPRWRELFPKDMVRRGNFIIQDFRGDKTRQEKLWRPVLKKIAQWEREYRAVSRENPGSPILSYFDGRDFLLIKQKKPGGKTEIHRLEKTARDIYLFCGRVRRFSQIARAFPGVSRKSLAAFLKSMTEKKLMFEEQDKRLSLAVPGFGKRRKGTCHEHERRQNGPK, encoded by the coding sequence TTGGAAAAAACCCCGTCCCAAATAAAATCCGGTCGCTCCCAAAAAGGCGTTCTGCTCATATCGGCCCCCTGGCCCCTGTTTAATCGCCCGTCCATCCAGCTGGGGGTTTTAAAGGCCCATCTTCAAAAAAAGCGCCCCGACATGGACGTGTCGGCCCGGCATTGTTATCTCAAAATCGCCCGGGACATCGGCTATGAACGGTATGACGCCATATCCCGGAGCGCCTGGATGGCCGAGGCCGTTTACTCGGCCCTTTTGTTTCCCGGGCGCGCGGCCCGGGCCCAAAAAGTGTTTGAGCGCCGGGCGAAAAAGGCCGGGATTAAACCCGGGACGGATTTCCCGGCTCTTGTCCGGCGGGCCGGACGCGCCGCCGATGAGCTGATCCGGGATATCGAGCCCGGCCGCTTCGCCCTGGCCGGTTTTTCCGTTTCCCTGTGCCAGCTCTCGGCCTCCCTTTACTTCATCCGAAAAATCAAGAAAAGGTTTCCCGACCTTTGCGTGGCGGCGGGAGGGGCGTCTTTTTCCGGGATCGGGTCGCCGGATTTTTTCAGCGCCTTTCCGGAGATTGATTTTGTCATCGCCGGTGAGGGGGAAATTCCCCTGGCGGCCTTGGCCGGCGCGCTGACCGGCCCGGGGGGCCTCGATGCGGCCGGGCGCCTGGAGGTCCCGGGGCTGTTTTCCCCCCGAACCCCGACCGGCGCGTTCGGCTCCCGAAGCCGGCTTCAGGACCCGGCGGATTTTCGCGCCCCGGATTATTCGGAGTATTTCGACATGCTGGAGGGCTTTGAGGCCGGGAAAAAGTTTTTCCCCGTTCTTCCCCTGGAGATGTCCCGGGGATGCCCCCGGCGCGCCGCCGGAAAGACCCCGGGCTCAAAGGGGCGGGGGTGTTTTTTTTGCAATCTCAACCTCCAGTGGGAGGGATACCGGTCCAAGGCCCCGGGGGCGGTGGTTTCGGAAATCGACGCTTTGACCTCGCGTCACCGGCTTTTGTCCGTGGCCTTTGCCGACAATCTCATTCCTTTGGGAAAGGCCGAAAAGATTTTTTCCGGAATTGAGGGGCTGGGAAAGGACCTGGATATTTTTTGCGAAATCAGCGCGAACACATCGGAAAAGACCCTGGCCGCCATGGCCCGGGCCGGGGCGCGGCGGGTCCAGATCGGGATCGAGAGCTTAAGCTCCCGGCTTTTGACAAAAATGAACAAAAAAACCACGGCCATCCAAAACCTTCAGATCATGAGACGGTGCCGGGAGCTGGGCATTCAAAATTCCGCCAATCTCATCACCTGTTTCCCGGGAAGCGATGAGCGGGATGTGGAGGAGACATTAAGGGCGCTGTCCTTCGCGGGGTCTTTTGAGCCCTTAAAGCCCGTCCGGTTCTGGCTGGGGCTCGGCGGCCATGTGTGGCAAAACCCCGGGGATTTCGGGATCCGGGCGGTTTTCCCCCATCCCCGCTGGCGGGAGCTGTTTCCCAAAGACATGGTCCGCCGGGGGAATTTCATTATCCAGGATTTCCGGGGAGACAAAACGCGCCAGGAAAAACTCTGGCGCCCGGTTTTGAAAAAGATCGCCCAGTGGGAAAGGGAATACCGGGCCGTTTCCCGGGAAAATCCCGGCTCCCCCATTCTTTCCTATTTTGACGGCCGGGATTTTTTATTGATCAAACAAAAAAAACCGGGCGGCAAAACCGAGATCCACCGGCTGGAAAAAACCGCCCGGGACATTTATCTTTTCTGCGGCCGGGTCCGGCGATTTTCCCAAATCGCCCGGGCCTTTCCCGGCGTTTCACGAAAAAGCCTGGCCGCGTTTTTGAAATCCATGACGGAAAAAAAACTTATGTTTGAAGAACAAGACAAGCGCCTGAGCCTGGCGGTTCCGGGCTTTGGAAAACGGCGGAAAGGAACATGCCATGAACACGAAAGGCGACAAAACGGGCCGAAATGA
- a CDS encoding Methionine aminopeptidase A, giving the protein MNTKGDKTGRNDPCPCGSGLKYKKCCLNASAKTRAPGDGRKETQRKKGGVRIKSEAQIQGIREAGRLVSRTLEEVEALIRPGLVTEDINTLVHDFTVQNGARPAPLNYRGFPKSVCVSVNEVICHGIPGKRVLKEGDIVNVDVTSILNGYYADASRTFFVGDCGPDARKIVDVARNCLKKGIQAAMPGGFVGDIGHAIQRYAESRGCSVVREYVGHGVGLEFHEAPQVPHYGKKGRGTPLTPGITLTIEPMINLGGKALHILDDQWTAVTSDGSLSAQFEQTLLITEEGNEALTPFDLD; this is encoded by the coding sequence ATGAACACGAAAGGCGACAAAACGGGCCGAAATGATCCATGCCCGTGCGGAAGCGGTTTGAAATATAAAAAATGCTGTTTAAACGCCTCCGCCAAAACCCGGGCCCCCGGGGACGGCCGCAAGGAAACCCAAAGGAAAAAAGGGGGCGTTCGAATCAAGAGCGAAGCGCAAATCCAGGGCATTCGGGAGGCGGGCCGCCTGGTATCCCGGACCCTTGAGGAGGTGGAGGCCCTGATCCGGCCGGGCCTTGTGACCGAAGACATCAACACCCTGGTCCACGATTTCACGGTTCAAAACGGGGCGCGCCCGGCCCCGCTCAACTACCGGGGCTTTCCCAAAAGCGTGTGCGTGTCGGTCAACGAGGTCATCTGCCACGGCATCCCCGGCAAGCGGGTCCTGAAAGAGGGAGATATCGTGAATGTGGATGTGACCTCGATTTTAAACGGCTATTACGCCGACGCCAGCCGAACTTTTTTCGTGGGGGACTGCGGCCCCGACGCCCGGAAAATCGTGGATGTGGCCAGAAATTGTCTGAAAAAAGGAATCCAGGCCGCCATGCCGGGCGGGTTTGTCGGGGACATCGGCCACGCCATCCAGCGATACGCCGAGTCCAGGGGCTGCTCGGTGGTTCGGGAATACGTGGGCCACGGGGTGGGCCTGGAGTTTCACGAGGCGCCCCAGGTGCCCCATTACGGGAAAAAGGGCCGGGGAACCCCCCTGACGCCCGGCATCACGCTCACCATCGAGCCCATGATCAACCTGGGGGGAAAGGCGCTTCATATCCTGGACGACCAGTGGACCGCCGTCACCTCGGATGGGTCCCTGTCCGCCCAGTTTGAGCAGACCCTGCTGATTACGGAAGAGGGGAATGAGGCTCTGACGCCTTTTGATCTGGATTGA
- a CDS encoding conserved hypothetical protein (Evidence 4 : Unknown function but conserved in other organisms) — MDKKTKTHIYGPVPSRRLGRSLGVDVVPFKVCSYDCVYCQLGSRGKPILEKRPYIAADEILSQLSKKLKEGAAADVITIAGSGEPTLNSEIGALIRGIKKMTDIPLVVLTNGSMLSDKAVRQSLMEADVTAPSLDAHSPGVFKEINRPHPALDFEAVLGGLSDFRKEYKGRIWLEIFVLEGINDTPADAEKFRPHIRRIRPDKIHINTAARPPAEAFAKKASQKSLEDFRKILGEGAEIIASFREKGRARAGKDLGPDILNMLARRPCTAADMADGLNAHISEVLKYLEPLVEARRAVREFRGKEAYYRPAREK, encoded by the coding sequence ATGGACAAAAAAACAAAAACCCATATTTACGGCCCGGTTCCCTCCAGGCGGCTGGGGCGGTCATTGGGGGTGGATGTCGTTCCCTTCAAGGTGTGCTCCTACGACTGCGTGTACTGCCAGCTGGGAAGCCGGGGAAAACCCATTCTGGAAAAAAGGCCCTATATCGCGGCGGACGAGATTCTTTCGCAGCTTTCAAAAAAACTGAAAGAGGGCGCGGCCGCCGATGTCATCACCATCGCCGGGTCCGGGGAGCCCACGCTCAACAGCGAGATCGGCGCTTTGATCCGCGGGATCAAGAAAATGACGGACATTCCCCTGGTGGTTCTGACCAACGGGTCCATGCTGTCGGACAAGGCGGTTCGACAGTCCCTCATGGAGGCGGATGTGACGGCGCCGTCCCTGGACGCCCATTCCCCCGGCGTCTTTAAAGAGATCAACCGGCCCCACCCGGCGCTGGATTTCGAGGCCGTCCTGGGCGGCCTTTCAGATTTCAGAAAGGAGTATAAGGGGCGGATCTGGCTGGAGATCTTTGTTCTCGAAGGGATCAACGACACGCCGGCGGACGCGGAAAAATTCCGGCCCCACATCCGGCGAATCCGGCCCGACAAAATTCACATCAACACCGCGGCGCGTCCCCCGGCCGAGGCGTTTGCGAAAAAGGCGTCCCAAAAGTCTTTGGAGGATTTTCGAAAAATCCTGGGAGAGGGGGCCGAGATCATCGCCTCTTTCAGGGAAAAAGGCCGGGCCCGGGCCGGAAAGGACCTGGGGCCCGATATTTTAAACATGCTGGCCCGGCGGCCCTGCACGGCCGCGGACATGGCCGACGGATTAAACGCCCATATTTCGGAGGTCCTCAAATACTTAGAGCCCCTGGTGGAGGCCCGGCGGGCGGTCCGGGAATTCAGGGGCAAAGAGGCCTATTACCGGCCCGCGCGTGAAAAATAA
- a CDS encoding conserved hypothetical protein (Evidence 4 : Unknown function but conserved in other organisms) produces MRLENKKILKGFGAIMYVVNYRGPFGFIKPWTAVRDIETFSQQFLTPSIVAGIERKLFPDLLHEPYDLYKIKSHRLSYKQISHQQEQTQPRGWNKKNNRFCRPYAILVRGVLIEPDLYLGFDNEKDAIHAAKQHICLCRNEDILFPDGSIINITEEDFDSQEGPFNGFELVFEQNDQSFLVGYNRFDEHKPMYGWLKIIGNPVKHIC; encoded by the coding sequence GTGCGATTGGAAAATAAAAAAATTTTGAAAGGATTCGGCGCCATTATGTATGTTGTCAATTATCGAGGCCCCTTTGGATTTATTAAACCTTGGACTGCGGTAAGGGACATTGAGACTTTTAGCCAACAGTTTTTAACCCCTTCCATAGTCGCGGGAATTGAAAGGAAATTATTCCCCGATCTTTTGCATGAGCCATACGATTTGTACAAGATTAAAAGTCACAGGCTGTCTTACAAACAAATTTCTCATCAGCAGGAGCAGACTCAGCCCAGGGGGTGGAATAAGAAAAACAATCGTTTTTGCAGACCATATGCCATACTGGTTCGAGGCGTTTTGATAGAGCCTGATTTATATCTTGGATTTGATAATGAAAAAGACGCCATCCATGCCGCAAAACAGCATATATGCCTTTGCAGGAATGAAGACATACTATTCCCCGATGGTTCAATCATTAACATTACTGAAGAAGACTTCGATTCTCAGGAAGGCCCTTTTAATGGTTTTGAGCTGGTATTTGAGCAAAACGATCAGTCTTTTTTAGTGGGATACAACCGTTTTGATGAGCATAAGCCCATGTATGGATGGCTTAAAATCATCGGCAACCCCGTAAAGCATATATGCTGA
- a CDS encoding CRISPR-associated helicase, Cas3 family → MLIMDICPHIKAKGSPEFTTLYAHLCHVESAIEKFAECLDFDVAIAKKGAVFHDIGKASTVFQKRLVGGYRMGQSTFRHEIASCFFISLISEKDQPALIEMIIAHHKSIEGDKNFKGILDLEEHEGDIFESHIKDWDVWKPDVLKILSAFGIKTRDISRSEAHANYLEVLNYCEKRIEDCGYSRWRGLLMSADHFASALSESTADYLKNTFKNPILDFYSRKSELYPLSLKKATSKKKHTIVVACTGAGKTDYLFRRCKGRVFYTLPFQASINAMYQRVKKDLSPSNPGLDIRILHSASKIAVNDELQEDIALQRLIGSSIKILTPWQLASIVFGTRGFESQIEDIKGCDVILDEIHTYTGVSKSIALKIVEALNYLGCRIHIGTATMPTSLYEQIIALLGEDFIEQVSLDESELKKFDRHRLFKINSWDDSDEIISHAIEKKQKILIVCNRIESAQSVFFRVKNLFPDIPSMLIHSRFKRGDRHEKEKKLLGLDEKGRPTGEFNTSPDACIVVSTQVVEVSLDISFDLMITETAPIDSLIQRFGRVNRKRSPSAIGLHKRVYLIAPPDDEKDCKPYELATLKDSFEVLDHDGILHESDYQRKIDHVFPVISTIDIETHTAFKGDGRWNIEALTHRNDSILVKLLEIESATAIIESDSEAYRNATCEEQALIEIPVKYYSVNDFYQLGCGGYPFVIPDQGYSDEMGLEINKAKEHQTDLSFI, encoded by the coding sequence ATGCTGATTATGGATATTTGTCCTCATATAAAAGCAAAAGGCTCTCCCGAGTTCACAACCTTATACGCCCATCTTTGCCATGTTGAATCAGCAATTGAAAAATTTGCCGAATGTTTGGATTTTGATGTTGCCATTGCAAAAAAAGGAGCGGTTTTTCATGATATTGGAAAAGCAAGCACGGTTTTTCAAAAAAGGCTTGTGGGCGGATATAGAATGGGGCAGTCAACATTCCGCCATGAAATCGCTTCCTGCTTTTTTATTTCCCTGATCAGTGAAAAAGATCAGCCCGCGCTGATTGAAATGATCATTGCCCACCACAAATCAATTGAAGGGGATAAAAATTTTAAGGGAATACTTGATTTGGAGGAACATGAGGGCGATATTTTTGAGTCTCATATCAAGGACTGGGATGTCTGGAAACCAGACGTTTTAAAAATACTTTCCGCCTTTGGTATAAAAACCAGGGACATTTCTCGCTCCGAAGCCCATGCCAATTATCTTGAAGTTTTAAATTACTGCGAAAAAAGGATCGAGGACTGTGGGTATTCAAGGTGGCGGGGTCTTCTTATGTCTGCGGATCATTTCGCTTCGGCCTTGTCTGAATCGACAGCGGACTATTTAAAAAACACATTTAAAAATCCGATTCTGGATTTTTACAGCAGAAAATCGGAGCTTTATCCCCTGTCATTGAAAAAAGCCACATCCAAAAAAAAACACACTATTGTCGTGGCATGCACAGGCGCGGGAAAAACAGATTATCTTTTTAGGCGATGCAAAGGCCGAGTATTTTACACGCTTCCATTTCAGGCGTCAATAAACGCCATGTATCAGCGGGTTAAAAAAGATTTGTCTCCTTCAAATCCGGGACTGGATATTCGGATACTTCATTCCGCTTCAAAAATAGCGGTCAATGACGAATTACAGGAAGACATTGCTTTACAACGGCTCATCGGCTCAAGCATTAAAATTTTAACCCCATGGCAATTGGCCTCTATTGTTTTCGGCACAAGGGGCTTTGAATCTCAAATTGAGGACATTAAAGGGTGCGATGTCATTCTTGATGAAATTCACACTTACACTGGCGTGTCAAAGTCAATCGCCTTGAAAATTGTGGAAGCATTGAATTATTTGGGTTGTCGCATCCATATCGGCACTGCAACCATGCCCACCTCATTATACGAACAAATAATCGCGTTGCTGGGCGAGGATTTCATTGAGCAGGTTTCTCTTGACGAATCAGAACTTAAAAAATTTGATCGGCATAGACTTTTTAAAATCAATTCATGGGATGATTCAGATGAAATCATCTCTCATGCTATCGAAAAAAAGCAAAAGATATTGATTGTTTGCAACCGGATAGAATCGGCTCAAAGTGTTTTTTTCCGGGTTAAAAATTTGTTTCCTGATATTCCATCCATGCTGATTCACAGCAGATTTAAACGCGGAGATCGGCATGAAAAAGAAAAGAAACTGTTGGGTCTTGATGAAAAGGGACGGCCCACGGGCGAGTTTAACACTTCGCCGGACGCTTGCATCGTGGTTTCCACACAGGTTGTGGAAGTCAGTCTGGATATCAGCTTTGACCTCATGATTACCGAAACAGCCCCCATTGATTCATTGATTCAGCGTTTTGGGAGAGTCAATAGAAAAAGATCCCCGTCCGCCATAGGTCTTCATAAACGGGTCTATTTAATCGCCCCGCCGGATGATGAAAAGGATTGCAAACCGTATGAATTGGCGACGCTGAAAGACAGTTTTGAAGTTTTGGATCACGATGGCATTCTTCACGAATCTGACTATCAAAGAAAGATAGACCATGTCTTTCCGGTCATATCAACCATAGACATAGAAACCCACACGGCGTTTAAAGGAGACGGCCGATGGAACATTGAAGCCCTGACCCACAGAAATGATTCCATTTTGGTTAAACTCCTTGAAATTGAGAGCGCAACCGCTATTATTGAATCTGACTCTGAAGCTTACAGAAATGCGACATGCGAGGAGCAGGCTCTCATTGAGATACCGGTGAAATATTATTCAGTTAACGATTTTTACCAGCTTGGTTGCGGCGGTTATCCATTTGTTATACCGGATCAAGGATATTCGGATGAGATGGGTCTCGAAATCAACAAGGCCAAAGAACATCAAACAGACTTAAGCTTCATATAA
- a CDS encoding conserved hypothetical protein (Evidence 4 : Unknown function but conserved in other organisms), protein MISINVGRAFLKAYNTKNNTSYSSREFFEKIFFGLFFNHPKYMIWPTNSPFVQMEKGQKPHLLSPEERREKLNKLFVKAKTETPDSSFAIGFPASELKEFATTSGLVSDMEIPVDESDIYYSWIGSGLGIGVSGGVCIFFTEPEILLKTFEGWHVYRKFLNDETLKKLAPNKINSWNGQWLNYVYQKRHKKNFDFTALDNQNLFKHGKDGTIVIETIKWSKLFFNISRKFPDQTLMGYVYSLGQTNKTLGFFPFHFKQAQTIKHFYKILFGENNAIRDSSAYENLYGAHIKRACELGSIGLHALQPAGLKQYFKEGKKPNFKKLKVAPKKGEGHNEYRSRSENASLKDREKVVLFRTYKAWLVAMITKNKEDMVDYTRDVALALHAYKAKATKNVAKNLIEKELLVAKSRKKFIEALVEIVQDAGKEDLETYKELKNRVHLMTAEDFGYFVVLLRFDYAYEERNV, encoded by the coding sequence ATGATTTCAATCAATGTCGGACGCGCGTTTTTAAAGGCTTATAACACAAAGAATAACACATCATATTCTTCCAGAGAATTTTTTGAGAAAATATTTTTTGGTCTTTTTTTTAATCATCCCAAATATATGATATGGCCCACAAATTCGCCTTTTGTGCAGATGGAAAAGGGACAAAAACCCCATCTTCTGAGCCCGGAAGAAAGACGTGAAAAGTTGAATAAACTTTTTGTCAAGGCAAAGACAGAAACCCCTGATTCCAGCTTCGCTATCGGTTTTCCCGCGTCGGAACTAAAAGAATTCGCGACTACATCCGGCCTTGTGAGCGACATGGAAATTCCTGTTGATGAATCTGATATTTATTATTCATGGATCGGTTCCGGACTGGGGATTGGAGTCTCGGGCGGAGTTTGTATATTCTTTACTGAACCTGAAATTTTGCTGAAAACTTTTGAAGGCTGGCATGTTTATAGAAAATTTTTGAATGATGAGACTTTAAAAAAACTCGCCCCAAATAAAATAAATAGCTGGAATGGGCAATGGCTCAATTATGTTTATCAAAAAAGGCATAAAAAAAATTTCGATTTTACCGCTTTAGACAATCAAAACCTCTTTAAACATGGTAAAGATGGGACAATCGTCATTGAAACGATTAAATGGAGTAAATTGTTTTTCAATATTTCCAGGAAATTTCCGGATCAAACCCTCATGGGATATGTTTACAGCCTGGGGCAGACAAACAAAACATTGGGTTTTTTCCCATTTCATTTTAAGCAGGCTCAAACGATTAAACATTTTTACAAAATTCTTTTTGGCGAGAATAATGCTATCCGGGACAGCTCAGCCTATGAAAATTTGTATGGCGCCCATATAAAAAGGGCTTGCGAATTGGGGTCAATAGGACTTCATGCCCTGCAACCTGCTGGGTTGAAACAATATTTTAAAGAAGGGAAAAAACCTAATTTTAAAAAATTAAAGGTTGCGCCCAAAAAGGGGGAGGGCCACAATGAATATAGAAGCAGGAGTGAGAACGCGTCATTAAAGGACAGGGAAAAAGTTGTTTTATTTAGAACCTATAAGGCATGGTTGGTTGCTATGATAACAAAAAACAAAGAAGATATGGTTGACTACACAAGGGACGTGGCGCTGGCTCTGCATGCCTACAAAGCGAAAGCCACCAAGAATGTCGCTAAAAATCTTATTGAAAAGGAGCTTCTTGTCGCAAAATCCAGGAAGAAATTTATAGAGGCCCTGGTGGAAATCGTGCAGGATGCCGGCAAAGAGGATTTGGAAACCTATAAAGAACTGAAAAATCGGGTTCATCTTATGACAGCGGAGGATTTTGGGTATTTTGTCGTTCTTCTCAGATTCGACTATGCCTATGAAGAAAGAAATGTTTAA
- a CDS encoding conserved hypothetical protein (Evidence 4 : Unknown function but conserved in other organisms): protein MHTIYVRTLKRADHTVFCVSDGQKTYFDPQFNRAIPYSSGQQVKRSIMDRLSTELNETPAPVTFLSDVTKKNEITEGEVFGTCDPSYFDQLLGGWMKAVKDGKEKTVKRRSPFSISAMRALHPLLAGVHKENITFDRSGRSNNKVIVRDPKGNELSEDDIKNLLQDKDRSLVRKWIPNNKTVTGLFVQDIAIDLRRLFCVNLDPYEPEINQKTEEKLKENGWIETKNIFGDCLLAPIETREKLIPAISKAIFNWQITSNQSRTFSLMETLAVAISHNANKIASSIRGKLSEENENRAVPVIEEHLDGVDMFITLAADGYVITNSEKADALDLAEQNILERMEKFDYTNQLNGPGQV, encoded by the coding sequence ATGCATACGATTTATGTTAGAACTTTAAAAAGGGCGGATCACACTGTTTTTTGTGTTTCGGACGGGCAGAAAACGTATTTCGATCCTCAGTTTAACCGCGCAATCCCTTATTCCAGCGGTCAGCAAGTAAAACGCTCAATCATGGACAGGCTGTCAACAGAGTTGAATGAGACTCCGGCGCCGGTGACATTTTTGTCTGATGTGACTAAAAAGAATGAAATTACAGAAGGCGAGGTGTTTGGGACATGTGACCCATCTTATTTTGACCAGTTGCTTGGCGGATGGATGAAAGCCGTCAAAGACGGGAAAGAGAAAACCGTAAAACGAAGGAGCCCTTTTTCCATATCCGCAATGAGAGCTTTGCATCCATTGCTTGCGGGTGTTCATAAAGAGAATATTACTTTTGACAGAAGCGGACGATCAAACAACAAAGTGATTGTAAGAGATCCCAAAGGGAACGAACTCTCCGAAGATGATATTAAAAATTTGCTTCAGGATAAGGATAGAAGTTTGGTCAGAAAATGGATCCCGAACAATAAAACTGTGACCGGCTTGTTTGTTCAGGATATCGCCATAGACTTAAGAAGGCTGTTTTGTGTAAACTTGGATCCTTATGAGCCTGAAATAAATCAAAAAACTGAAGAAAAGTTAAAGGAAAACGGCTGGATTGAGACAAAAAATATTTTTGGGGATTGCCTCCTGGCCCCCATAGAGACAAGGGAAAAACTTATCCCTGCAATTTCAAAAGCAATTTTCAATTGGCAAATCACCTCAAATCAATCCAGAACATTTAGCCTTATGGAAACTCTTGCTGTCGCAATAAGTCATAATGCCAACAAAATTGCAAGCAGCATCCGGGGAAAATTAAGCGAAGAGAATGAGAATAGAGCTGTTCCTGTGATCGAGGAACATCTCGACGGGGTTGACATGTTCATAACACTTGCGGCGGATGGCTACGTCATCACAAATTCGGAAAAAGCCGACGCGCTGGACTTGGCCGAACAGAACATTTTGGAACGAATGGAAAAATTTGACTATACAAATCAATTGAATGGCCCTGGCCAAGTATAA